The genomic window GCTGGACTACATTATCGTCTTTCTTGACGCCGTCCTTGCTCAAGGTGAGCCAGACCTGTCTCGGTGATGCCTTGGCATCTATGGAGTTGGCTGTCAATGTCCAGCCTCCGCCGATATCCCATGTATCGCCTACTGTCATGGTCTTCTTGTCAGAAGAGGAGTTTTGCTGCTCGATTATGAGCTTTGAAAGCTTGTAGCTGTGGTTCTTTACGCCCACATACGCCATTGCCTGCCAGCCCACGACATTATACGAACCCGCAAGTGCCGACATCTGACCTGCGGCGAACTTCTGAAGTCCATTAGAAAGAGGACCGCCATCAGATCCATCGGATTTGCCATTTTGTACTGCATACAGTCCCTTTGGCTGACCGGCTGTCTGATAAGTGAGGTCTTTCAGTTGAATTGTTCTGCTGTTGCCTGCTAGATCGCCAGGAGCTATTCTAAGGGTCTCTGTTCCTAAATCGTTTTTCAGGTCGTAGTAGAACCCTGCAAAGTTATACGGTGTCCATGTGGCATTTATATCCGAAGCCAGAACGCCTGGCCTGAAGGGCACAGTGGTTGACGGTTCCGCAATTGCACCACGGACCTCCAAGCTTGTAGCCTGTATTGCTGCATTTGCAGGTAATGCTAATGCTAACATCAACACTGCCAATGCAACTGCTGTTATTCTTTTACTCATTATTCTTTTCCTCCATATTTTTATATGGTTTAATTTTTCTCCTTCGAGATGCCGATTTTACGGCTTTTTGACGAACCCAGGATAATATCCTTTTCGTCGGGTTCATCAAAGAGTGATATAGTAATTAAAGACAGAACATTCCGTTCCATCGCCATCGCTAAACCGCCTTTGTCCTGCGCAAGGCAGTTAAAGACGATTTTCATCACCCTCTTATTAATCCCGTTATGGATTACATTGCGTTTATAGTAAGTACCCTTTTAAATCTTTTGTGGTCAAAATATGCATGCACGGGCACAATTGACGAATCTGGGTTCACTTATAGTCGAATTGGGAGAACACTCTATTGTTTTCCAACATGATTGAACCTATCTGACTCACACTAAATTTTTTACTAACCGTACTATATCTCCAGGGCTTTTAGCCACTGTGATGCCCGCGCCCTCAAAGGCAGCTATTTTTTCAATCGCACTACCGCCGCCGTTTATAATCGCACCCGCATGACCCATGGTTTTCCCGGGCGGCGCAGAAACACCCACGACGTAGCCTATGACTGGTTTACTCATTTTCTTAATAAAGGCGATTGAATCCTCTTCCGCAGTTCCGCCGATCTCCCCAACAAGCACAACAGCATGAGTTCTGGGGTCTTTTTCAAAGAGTTCCAGTACTTCCACAAACGATGTTCCATTAACCGGATCCCCGCCGATACCCAAGGAAGTTGACTGCCCCAGCCCGTTCTTTGATAAAAGGGCAACTATCTCATAGGTGAGCGTCCCGCTTCTTGATACCACTCCGATATTCCCTGGTAGATGTATGGGATTCGGCATTATTCCCACTTTTGATTCGCCCGGCACGGTAATGCCAGGACAATTAGGACCCAGAAGCCTTGACGATGAGTTTTTAAGATACGCACAAACCCGCATCATATCATGCACAGGAATCCCTTCTGTTATGCATACAATGAGTTCTATCCTGCTATCTATTGCTTCAAAAATAGCATCCGCTGCGAATGCCGGCGGTACAAAAATAAGGGATGCGCTGGCTTTTGCCTCTCCAACTGCTTCCTTTACAGAATCAAAAACAGGAATGCCGTGCACCTCGTTGCCTCCTTTTCCCGGGGTGACACCAGCCACGATATTGGTTCCGAAATCTATCATCTGTTTTGTCTGGAACGACCCCTCATGCCCCGTAATCCCCTGCACCAAAAGCCGCGTGCCTTTATCTATCAGAATGCCCAAGTTCAACCACCGCCTTTGTTGCTTCTTCAGTCGATGATGCCAGAATTATTCCATGTGTTTCAAGCATCCTCCTTCCCTCTTCCTCATTCGTTCCTGCAAGCCTGATTACAAGCGGAACCTTTATTTCAGGGATCACATCGATAATTCCTCGTGCTACCTCGTCGCACCTTGTAAGACCTCCGAAAATGTTGATGATCAGTGCTTTCAAGTTCCTGTTGGAAGATACTATCCTGAGCGCTGTTTTTACCTGCTCTGCACTTGCTCCCGCCCTTACATCCATGAAATTGGCTGGCTTACCTTCATTAACCTTTATCATGTCAAGCGTCGCCATGGCAAGACCCGCGCCGTTCACTATGCATCCAATATCCCCGTCAAGACCAACATAACTCATCCCGCTTTTCTTTGCAATCTCCTGAAGTGAGCCGGTTTCTTCCACCTTAAAATTCTGCCTGAAAAGGGCGCTGTCATCTATAACCATCTTGGCATCCAGGGCAAATATCCCCTGTGCAGCAAAAGCAAGCGGGTTAATCTCGGCAAGTGTGCAATCATACTCGATAAAAACACTGTAGAGTTTTTTTATCACATCCGCGATTGCCGTTGCATTCTTCCTGTCCAGCGAATATGCAAGTGTTCTTGCTTGATAATCATGAACCCCGGTGAGCAGATTGATATGCTTCCTGACAATCTTCTGAGGGGATTTTTTGGCTGTCTCCTCGATATCGACACCGCCTTCTGAGCTCGCTATTATTACCGGGCATCGTGCTCTTCTGTCGAGCGTAATTCCAAGATACATCTCGATTTGTGGTTTTTTATATTCCTCTACAAGGAGCTTTTTTACAGGCAATCCTTTTATTGACATTCCAAGAATGCGCTGTGCATTCCGGTTTGCCTCCTGCGGGTCTTTTGCTCTGGCTATGCCTCCTGCTTTTCCCCGCCCTCCCACCAGAACCTGGGCTTTGATGACCACATCCCCTAATTTTCTGGTAATTTCCTCTGCCTCATCTGCGCTCACAGCAAGGTTTCCTCGTGGAACCGGGATACCGTATCCAGAAAATATTTCCTTGGCTGCGTATTCATAGAGTTTCATAACCAACTCCCTTCGTGTAAGTACATAGTGAGACTTTATCAAAAGTAATTTAAATAGGTATCTACAATTGTAGCATAACCAATGGAGTGTCCTGATTTTGCCATCTCATCTATTATCTCTTGCAGATTTATCGTACACTGATATTATTAATTTACTCGATACAGCTTCCGATTTGAAGGAAAAAAGGGCGAGAGGGAAAACATCCGGTGCCCTGAAAAATAAGACGCTTGCCATGCTTTTTGAAAAATCTTCCACACGCACCCGCATCTCATTCGAAGTAGCGATGGCAGAGCTCGGAGGGCATGCAATTTTCCTGAATTACAAGGATATTCAGCTCGGGCGCGGGGAATCAATCGCAGATACAGCCAGGGTCATGTCGTGTTATGTTAATGCAATCATGGCAAGGGTGTATAAACATGAAACCCTGGTTGAATTTTCAGAGAACGCAACCGTGCCAGTTATAAACGGTCTGTCCGACCTTGAACATCCATGCCAGCTCCTTGCAGACCTTCTTACGATAAGAGAATACAAAGGCAAATTCAAGGGGCTTAATTTTTCATGGATAGGAGACGGCAATAATGTCTGCAATTCTGCGCTCCTTGCATGTGCCCTGACCGGCATGAAAATGACAGTCGCATGTCCTGAAGGTTATGAGCCAGAGAGTGAGATTGTAGATAGGGCAAAGCAAATTGGGGGAGTGATTAGTATCATTCATGACCCCGCAACAGCTGCAAAACAAGCTGACGTCCTTTATACGGATGTCTGGGTTTCCATGGGCGATGAGGACGAATACGACCAGAGGCTGCGTGACTTCAAGCCCTACCAGATCAACAGCAAGCTTTTAGAACAAGCCAAGCATGATGTGATGGTACTGCACTGTCTTCCTGCCCATCGCGGCGAGGAAATCACTGCGGACGTTGTCGATGGGCCAAACTCAGCGGTTTTTGACCAGGCTGAGAACAGGCTGCATGTCCAGAAGGCATTGCTGCTGAAATTATTGTCGTAACCCTCAATGCGGGGGTCGCCCAGTCCGGTCAAAGGCGTTAGCTTCAGGGGCTAATCTCGAAGGAGTTCGTGGGTTCAAATCCCATCCCCCGCATCTAATTACAGGTTCAATTCGTTCTTTTTTCAGGATTACTTTCACACTTTATTAACTATCGATATAAATCAAAGCGCTTCATCCACTCCAGCAGGTGACGGCGCCGCTCATTCGCCGCGGTGGCTGCTGCTGCCATGTTTTCCTGTCTTGGAGGCTGTATTTTTTCTATCGGGTATTGGTTATGATGTCCTTGAAGGCATATACGGGCAAGAGTATGAATGATACATTGCTGCTCGTGTTCACGGAGCTTGAGCCTTTCTATTAGAAGGCGCGCTACAGGTTCAGGATGGCGACCGTTGGCGAGAGGAACAGGGTGATGAAACTTTTGGACATGAAGGGGTACGACCCTACCTTGATCGAAGACCCTGCGCCTTTCACTGTGAGATAAGCAGGTACCAGAAGTATGGCGAGCTGCTCAAGAACTCGGTAGAGAGCTATACTCTCTGGGATAAGATAGTACTGGTTATGAAGGATCTGGTGTGGGTGGAGCAGGCGGTGGCGATGGGGGGGCGTGCGCCGATACGTTCCCGAAGCAACTACCCCGCCAGCATCCTCCCCACGACCGCCTCCATCAGCTTCTCGCTGTCCGCCTGCGAGCGCAGGAGTCCGGCTTCAAGCTCCTCGCAGAGGGACATGAGCTGGGCTGGCGACGGTGCGGCGCTGAAACAATGATTTATCTGAGGTTTAATTCAAAATTTCTTCTGGCTTTGCGCCGCGCATTTTTGGTCTTATGTTCTTTATGATTTTATCATCCCTTGTAACGAAAATCTCACATCCGGCGGTTTGGGCAATTGCAAAAGCTATTGAATCATAAGGATCTAATTCATATTCCATCTGGTATTCCAGCGCTTTGATCATAACCCAGGAGTCCGGTGCATTAATACTGACATTCAGTCTCTTGACATCTTCTATAGCTTCGTTATAATCCTTGCCCCTTACCCTGAAAACATGGACTATTTCCATTATTGTAGTAATTGAGGTTATTGCCTCAAATTCGTTTCTTTCGATTTTTTCGAGTAGATCCCTGGAACTTCTCCAGAGTTCTTTTCCGCTCTTTGGGTCTATCTCCTCATTCCAGACATTAAAAAAAATATTCGTATCAATGTAAATTTTAGTCATATTGACTTTCACGAACTTTCTTTAAAAAATCTACGCTGCTTGTTCCTTCTGGAATGATTCCTTTGAATTTTCCAACCATTTGCCGAGCTACATGCACGCCGGTTTCTGGTTTTAGCTTCTTCAGAAACTCCATGAGATTATATGCTTCCTTTATGTCAACAACCATTTAATTCACTTAACTGTATTATTTCATTTATTATAGATAAATCAGTCTGTTGCAAAAGTGCTACCCCGCCAGCATCCTCCCCACGACCGCATCCATCAACCTCTCGCTGTTTGCCTGCGAGCGCATGAGTCCGGCTTAAAGCTCGGCGCAGAGGGACATGACCTGGTCAACTCTGGCGACGATGCGGCGCTGTAAAACAAAAATTACTATAAATAAATCTTATCGTGGTGATCATAATCTTCTATTATCACGACTTTATTTTGCTCATTGACTGAATAGGTTAAGACAAAGCTTTTATCAACATGGACTCTTCGCAAATGCTGCATCGGCGCTCTTAAGGGTTTGAAATGCAGAGGTTTTTCACAAATCTGTTTTATCTTTTTCTCGATTATCCGCATCTTTTTCGGATTTTTCTTTGCGAGTTTTGAGAATATCCGGTCAACGCTTTCCCTCACTTCAAGAGAATACATATTAATCTAAGCCGTAATGGCTGCTAAAATTGGATATCTTAACGGTTTTCTCTTTTTGCCTTGCTTTGATTTTTTCGATAAATTCAGGCCGAAGTTCAGGTTCAAGAAGTGATTTTCCATACTCACTTACCACTTTATTAATAGCTTCAGATTTGGTTTTCAAACCATGTTTTGCTTTTACTATATTTAATACCCTGTTGGCTCTTTCGTTTATATTCACTATCGCTTTTACCATATTAATGCAATATTAACAGATTACTAATATCGTATATATGTTTTCTTTATTTTCATTTGATATTCTCATTATGCGATTTTTCCTCAAGCACCCACTCACCACCGCCTCCATCAACCTCTCGCTGTCCGCCTGCGAGCGCATGAGTCCGGCTTCAAGCTTATCGCAGAGGGACATGAGCTGGTCAACTCTATCGACGATGCGGCGCGCTTTCGGTTCAAAATGCCAACTGCGAGTCATATATCACTTCAAAATATATTAATCTCGCGGCGCCGATATGTTACCAGAACAACCTCAGGTCTGTGAGAACGGCGCGTGTACTCAAAATCAACAGCGAACTCGTATGAACTCCGGTTGAGAGCTATCGGATGTGGGATAGTAATGGCGATGAAAGACACTGGAGCAGGCGGCTGGGGGGCAGGGAGAGCGGGGAAACGGTGATCGTTTCTTTTTTATGGTGAGACGAGGTTCGAAGAATAGAACGCGGATGACATGGATTTAACGGATACGCACGGATATTTTGTCATCCGTGTCAATCAGTGTTATCCGTGCGCTCCGTGTTCTACCACATCATATATCACTTCAAAAATATTAAATTCCCGGCGCCGATATGTCCCCGAAACAAGCTCATGGTATGGAAAAACGGTGCATGTACTCGAAATCAACAGCGAACTAATACGAACTCGTACGAACTCCGGTTGAGAACTACACGATGCGGGATAGTACAGCCGATGAAGGACACGGCGCGGGTCGGGCAGGCGGTGGCGATGGGGGCGGTGGTAAAGGGAGAGAAACGATGATCGTTTTATGTGTTGCTATAGCTCATTTAAACGAGTGGTTTTTATACTTAAGACCACATTATACTTCCGAGGCTTGGATTGGTCGAAAAAGATATTTATCCCTGGATATATGAAGAACTCGAAAAGAAAGGGTGGAAAACACACGATAAATCTCAGGTTCGAGAAGAGGTTAGAGTTGGTAAGAAGAGAGCAGACATCCTTCTAAATGACAACAAGGGAGAACCTCTTGGAGTAATAGAGGTTAAAGATGAAGGGACAAAACCTTACTCTGCAAAGATGCAGGCTAAGGAGTATGCCAAAGGTTTGGGAGCTCCGTTCGTTTTCCTTACCGATGGAGATGAACTTTATTTCTGGGAGCTCGATACTGGATTTGACGCTCACCCTGTAAAGACATTTCTGACTCAGGATGACCTCATAAGAAAAAGAGTTCTTCTTGAAAACCGTAAAGACTTAGAAATCATTCCAATAGATTCGTCCTTAGTTGGAGGAATAACCGATGGTAAAGATTGGAGTTTCCAAGTAGATGCATCCATGCCCTATCCGATGGCTTGAAAAAACACAAACGACGAATGCTTGTAGAGATGGCCACAGGGACGGGTAAGACCCGCACTATTGCAGCTTTTATAAAACGCATTCTTCAAGCAGGATGGATTAGCCATGTCCTTTTTGTAGTTGATAGGGAATCGTTAGCTACACAGGCAGAGGGTGTTTTCAAAAACTTCCTTCGAGAATATTCTACCTACATCTTCGCTAAAGGCGAAAAACGACCCGGAGCAGTAATAACCATATCAATAATCAATACTATGGCAAATCACTACCAAGACTTCAGTCCTGGGGAATTCGATCTTATAATCACCGATGAATGCCACCGATCCATCTATAATAAGTGGAGGGAAACCCTCTTATATTTCGATGGTATCCATATTGGCCTAACAGCCACTCCCGCCAATTATATCGATAGAAATACCTACCGCTTCTTTCATTGTGAGGATGAAAAACCTACTTTCTCTTTTCCCTTAAAGTTTGGTATCGAAAAAGGAGTTCTCGTGCCCTATGAAATCTTTAAAGCAACTACGATGATTACCCGAGACGGCCTCCATTGGGATGGTGAGGATTACCTGCCATCAGACTTGGAGAAAAAGGTAACTGTCCCTGAAAGAAATGATAAAATCGTCAAAGAATTTAAAGACAAAGCTAAGCTTGCCAAAACCTTAGTTTTTGCATGTACTAAAAATCATGCTTCACTCCTGGCAGAAATCTTCAACCGCGCCTATTCTGAGATAGGAGATAATGTTGCCATTGATATCACAACCGACACGAGACGACCTGACATGGCAATAAAGGAATTCAAGGAGAATTCTATGCCCTTAATCGCTGTATCCGTTGGGATGCTTGATACTGGTTTCGATTTCGATGAGATTGAAAACCTGGTGTTTGTAAGACCCATACGTTCCCCTATACTCTATCAGCAAATGAGGGGGCGAGGTACCCGTACCTGCGACCGTATAGGTAAAGTTCATTTTACAATCTATGATTTTGGAGGGAACGCAGATTATTTTAATGACCCAGGTTATGACCCTACAGCATACCGTTCAAGCGGTGGTGTAATTAGAGAAAAAAAGGCAAAATATGGTAAGATAAAACCCAAGGTTGCAGATATACCTGATATTATCATTGAACGAGGATGGATATATTTCACTCCCGGTCAAGAAAAGGTCGATATAAAATCTTACCAAATCGATTTCGAGTCACGCATGAAACGCCTCGTTGAATATCATCCTTCCCTCATTAATCTAAAAAAAGGAATTGAACCTAACGAAGAAGAGATAAGGGAACTCATGATAGAACTAAATATGGAGGGTTATACCATCACCGAACAGGCTCTTCAGGATGTCTATAACCAGCCTACTGCACATCTTCTGGATTTTATAAAACACGTTCTTGATATCGAAAAATTACCCGATAGAGAAAAGCGTATAAACAGTTCCTTCCAGAATTATATTATAAGTCATGACTTCACTCCTGAGCAGGTGCGTTTCCTCACTTTAATTAAAAACACCTTACTTACAAAAGGAAAATGCGCCTATGAGGATCTGGCTAAACCACCACTTGCCACAGAAGGTGGCCTGGATCTGGGAGAAAAGCTCTTTCCCAATATTTTCGACCATGTATTCACGGAGTTGACAACGGAGGTTTTGGCGTAGATGGAATTACCAGAAGGTTGGGAATACATACCCTTAACAAAAGCAATAAAAAAACCCAAACAAGATATTAAGAAACTTAAAAAATCTGTGTATAAAAATTCTGGCAAATATCCAGTTGTTGACCAGGGTCAAAAAAAATTGCGGGTTATACAGATGAAAAAAATTATTTATATCAGGGCGAGTTACCAGTTGTCATTTTTGGAGATCATACACGGATTTTCAAATTTATTGATTTTCCTTTTGTTATTGGAGCAGATGGCGTCAAGGTCTTATCGCCTGATACAGATTTGTTCGAACCCAAATTTTTATATTATTTTCTTTTGAATCGACCTATAGAAGCTAAAGGGTACAGTCGGCATTACAGATATTTGAAAGAAGAAAAAATCCTACATCCACCACTCAAAACTCAGAACAAGATCGTCGAAATACTGGACAAGGTTGATATCCTACAAAAGAAGCGATTAGAGGCTGATGAAAAAACTGGGCGGATATTAGAGGCGACCTTTGTCAAGATGTTTGGAGACCCAGTTGCCAACCCCATGGGGTGGGATACAAATATAATTGATAATTATACTTCAAAAAAAGCCACAAAAGGTTCAACTCCAACAACCTATGGATACAAATGGGAAGATGAGGGAATACTTTTTCTTAGAAGTGAATGCATAGAGCAAAATGGAATTTTTCTAAATGGTTCTATGCATATTAGTCAAGAAGCACATAATTCGATGGAGAGGTCTAAGGTAATTCCAGGTGATATTTTAATTAGGATTACTGGAGATGTTGGTATCTCAACAATTTTCCCAGAATATTTGAAAGAGGCAAATATCAACCAACATATTGCAATTGTAAGATTAAAAGAAAATTGTGATATTAACCCACTATTTTTGATAACACAACTGAATACTAAATATTTTAGAAATTATTTTGTTTCGATTACTCGAGGAGTAACACACCCTCATCTGAGCTTACAGCAGATTCGTGAAACAAATATAATTGTCCCGCCCTTCTCTCTTCAAAATAAGTTCGCTGAGATGGTTGAAAAACTCGAAATCATAAGGAAAAAACAAGATAAGTCAAATGAGCACATAGAAGAGATGTTTCAAGGATTGGTACAGAAGGCATTTAGAGGAGAAATTGTGGCATGACTGAAAAATATTCCAGTACAGTTTTATCTCACTGGGAACAGATAAATAGTGAAATATGGACTCCTCTTCAAAAACGAAAAGATGCCCGCGATGATATATATATCGAACTTCTCAGATATTTTTGGAACAAAACCCAAAGGGAATTGGATGATGAAGTTTTATCAGACCCTTTGAAAGCAAAAGAAATATTTAAAGCCATATCTAAAGATGAAATATCCTCTGAATCAAGTTGTATTGGCATTCTTGAAGGTTTCTATGATGTTTTGAAAGAATTTGAAACTGGAATTTCTGATATTTATGTGGATAGACTACGTGATTTTTGTTCTACATACAATCTACGCTATATTATCACTGATGATTGTAAATTCAGACTCACAATCAATGGTATTTTAGCAGGTCAAATCAATCATCTTAAAAAAGCTCTTTCTGGAAATCCGCATAATAATGATATGTTAGTAGAACTCGAGAATACACTTTCAAGATTAAGAGAAACTAACGAGCCACAAAGTTGTATCAGAGTAGCTTGTAATCTTTTGGAACAAATTGTCAAAGATAGGACAAATATTAATGAGACTCTTGGTAGAGCTTTGAACAACAGTAGGGAGTTAAATTTATTTCCACATGATGCTGTTTGTGTATCTCTACAAAAATTGTATAAATTTGCTAGCGATTATCCAAATATTCGCCATGCAGGAAATCCAACAAGTAAAAAAAGAGATCTGGAAAATGAAGATGCGATTTTATTTATTACGTTAACCATCGGGTATGCAACTTTTCTCTGTGAAACTATAAACTGCGAATTACTCATCACGGGAGATGATGAAAATTAGAGAAAGTATTGTGAATAACTCCAGAATGAATTCTATAATTGGGAGATCAATGAAATGCTAAACGGCGAACCAAAATCAACAATCAAAAGGCTTACAAATTATTTTTGGGCTGCAGGGATTACGAACCCAGTGGATTACATAGAGCAGATCAGTTACCTGTTTTTTTTAAAAATGCTGGAAGAGAACGATGATGTCAGGGCTAAGGTGAGTCGACGCTCCGGGACACCCTACAACACTGTTTTTGATGGTGAGAATGCAAAATATAGGTGGTCTGAATGGCATCATAAGACTGGGCCTGAGCTTCTAAAATTTGTAAGGGACGAAGTATTTGATTTTATGAGAAAACTTGGACCAATAAATCCTTTGGGTGGGAGCCTTTTCAAGGATGCAGCCCTGATGATCCAGGACCCCGTAGTTTTGCAGAACGCCATCGGAATAATCAATGATGAAATCAAATTTCGTGAAATGGATACGGATGTAAAAGGTGACTTGTATGAATATTTGCTTTCTGAGGTCAAAACGGCAGGAAAAAACGGACAGTTCCTTACACCGAGACATATCATACGGTTCATCGTAAATATGGTGGATCCGAGAATTGGCGAGACTATATACGACCCAGCTTGCGGAACTGGTGGATTTTTAGTTATGGCCTATGAGCATATAAAAACGAAGAGCAGTTCTCCAGAACTCTTAAGAAGAGAAAATGGTTCCATAAGGGGACCAGGAGACAAACTCAAAGACTCTCAATGGGAGTTTTTACAAACAAGGGCTCTTAACGGCAACGACAACGATGTAAGAATGATTCGGTTTGCCATTATGAACCTGCTATTACACTCTCTAGAGAAATCCAAGGTATGGTATAAGGATAGTCTCGTTAAAGGATTTGAGTCCAGCGATACCAAATATGATGTAATTCTTTCCAATCCTCCTTTTGCTGGTTCCATTGATATACCTAGGATAAAGGACAGCCTTCCTGTTATTTCGACAAAAACAGAGATTCTATTTTTGGGATATATGATCAAATCCCTGAATGATGGCGGCCGGTGTGGAGTAGTGGTTCCAGAAGGTTTGTTGTTTGGAACGACTTCGTCTCACATGGCAATACGAAAGATGCTTCTGGAGAAATGCAGCCTTGAAGCTGTAGTATCTCTGCCATCTGGATGCTTCAAACCATATGCAGGGGTAAAAACATCGGTTTTGGTATTCAGAAAAGGAGATCAGACGGAGAAAGTATGGTTCTATGAGGTGAAAGCTGACGGTTACAGTTTGGATGACAAGAGAAATCCGACAGAACAGAATGATATTCCTGACCTTATAGAGCAGTGGAAAAAATTCAAAAATGGGAATTGGGAGACGACAGAAAAATCATGGAGTGCCTCTATCGAAGATATTAAAAAGAATGATTATAACATTTCAGCGTCGAGATACAAGTCTTCGAAAATCGAAAAGATTGAGTATGAAGACCCGAAAAAGCTCATTGAGGAGGTTCTGGGGCTGGAAGAAGAGATTGTCGAAGATTTAAGTGGATTAAGAGGTTTATTGTAATTTAGGGTTTGTTGGTTGAATCGCGCCCCCAACCAGAAACTACACGTCCTCTCTCCTCACAAAAAAAGCCCATCACATCAATGTGCGCGCG from Candidatus Methanoperedens sp. includes these protein-coding regions:
- a CDS encoding S-layer protein domain-containing protein, whose product is MSKRITAVALAVLMLALALPANAAIQATSLEVRGAIAEPSTTVPFRPGVLASDINATWTPYNFAGFYYDLKNDLGTETLRIAPGDLAGNSRTIQLKDLTYQTAGQPKGLYAVQNGKSDGSDGGPLSNGLQKFAAGQMSALAGSYNVVGWQAMAYVGVKNHSYKLSKLIIEQQNSSSDKKTMTVGDTWDIGGGWTLTANSIDAKASPRQVWLTLSKDGVKKDDNVVQQGQIYTYVEKNIGGESDVPLFLTFVDSVFAGATSDMVQLRYTWAIDTSITELKGGDVYGVFKVQATEPIILQNTDNTVTLSRDTRVNLMGNMNFVTADSDT
- the sucD gene encoding succinate--CoA ligase subunit alpha, with translation MGILIDKGTRLLVQGITGHEGSFQTKQMIDFGTNIVAGVTPGKGGNEVHGIPVFDSVKEAVGEAKASASLIFVPPAFAADAIFEAIDSRIELIVCITEGIPVHDMMRVCAYLKNSSSRLLGPNCPGITVPGESKVGIMPNPIHLPGNIGVVSRSGTLTYEIVALLSKNGLGQSTSLGIGGDPVNGTSFVEVLELFEKDPRTHAVVLVGEIGGTAEEDSIAFIKKMSKPVIGYVVGVSAPPGKTMGHAGAIINGGGSAIEKIAAFEGAGITVAKSPGDIVRLVKNLV
- the sucC gene encoding ADP-forming succinate--CoA ligase subunit beta; protein product: MKLYEYAAKEIFSGYGIPVPRGNLAVSADEAEEITRKLGDVVIKAQVLVGGRGKAGGIARAKDPQEANRNAQRILGMSIKGLPVKKLLVEEYKKPQIEMYLGITLDRRARCPVIIASSEGGVDIEETAKKSPQKIVRKHINLLTGVHDYQARTLAYSLDRKNATAIADVIKKLYSVFIEYDCTLAEINPLAFAAQGIFALDAKMVIDDSALFRQNFKVEETGSLQEIAKKSGMSYVGLDGDIGCIVNGAGLAMATLDMIKVNEGKPANFMDVRAGASAEQVKTALRIVSSNRNLKALIINIFGGLTRCDEVARGIIDVIPEIKVPLVIRLAGTNEEEGRRMLETHGIILASSTEEATKAVVELGHSDR
- the argF gene encoding ornithine carbamoyltransferase — its product is MPSHLLSLADLSYTDIINLLDTASDLKEKRARGKTSGALKNKTLAMLFEKSSTRTRISFEVAMAELGGHAIFLNYKDIQLGRGESIADTARVMSCYVNAIMARVYKHETLVEFSENATVPVINGLSDLEHPCQLLADLLTIREYKGKFKGLNFSWIGDGNNVCNSALLACALTGMKMTVACPEGYEPESEIVDRAKQIGGVISIIHDPATAAKQADVLYTDVWVSMGDEDEYDQRLRDFKPYQINSKLLEQAKHDVMVLHCLPAHRGEEITADVVDGPNSAVFDQAENRLHVQKALLLKLLS
- a CDS encoding type II toxin-antitoxin system VapC family toxin encodes the protein MTKIYIDTNIFFNVWNEEIDPKSGKELWRSSRDLLEKIERNEFEAITSITTIMEIVHVFRVRGKDYNEAIEDVKRLNVSINAPDSWVMIKALEYQMEYELDPYDSIAFAIAQTAGCEIFVTRDDKIIKNIRPKMRGAKPEEILN
- a CDS encoding type II toxin-antitoxin system mRNA interferase toxin, RelE/StbE family — its product is MYSLEVRESVDRIFSKLAKKNPKKMRIIEKKIKQICEKPLHFKPLRAPMQHLRRVHVDKSFVLTYSVNEQNKVVIIEDYDHHDKIYL
- a CDS encoding DUF2683 family protein, with amino-acid sequence MVKAIVNINERANRVLNIVKAKHGLKTKSEAINKVVSEYGKSLLEPELRPEFIEKIKARQKEKTVKISNFSSHYGLD
- a CDS encoding type I restriction enzyme HsdR N-terminal domain-containing protein, which encodes MVEKDIYPWIYEELEKKGWKTHDKSQVREEVRVGKKRADILLNDNKGEPLGVIEVKDEGTKPYSAKMQAKEYAKGLGAPFVFLTDGDELYFWELDTGFDAHPVKTFLTQDDLIRKRVLLENRKDLEIIPIDSSLVGGITDGKDWSFQVDASMPYPMA
- a CDS encoding DEAD/DEAH box helicase family protein, with amino-acid sequence MLVEMATGTGKTRTIAAFIKRILQAGWISHVLFVVDRESLATQAEGVFKNFLREYSTYIFAKGEKRPGAVITISIINTMANHYQDFSPGEFDLIITDECHRSIYNKWRETLLYFDGIHIGLTATPANYIDRNTYRFFHCEDEKPTFSFPLKFGIEKGVLVPYEIFKATTMITRDGLHWDGEDYLPSDLEKKVTVPERNDKIVKEFKDKAKLAKTLVFACTKNHASLLAEIFNRAYSEIGDNVAIDITTDTRRPDMAIKEFKENSMPLIAVSVGMLDTGFDFDEIENLVFVRPIRSPILYQQMRGRGTRTCDRIGKVHFTIYDFGGNADYFNDPGYDPTAYRSSGGVIREKKAKYGKIKPKVADIPDIIIERGWIYFTPGQEKVDIKSYQIDFESRMKRLVEYHPSLINLKKGIEPNEEEIRELMIELNMEGYTITEQALQDVYNQPTAHLLDFIKHVLDIEKLPDREKRINSSFQNYIISHDFTPEQVRFLTLIKNTLLTKGKCAYEDLAKPPLATEGGLDLGEKLFPNIFDHVFTELTTEVLA
- a CDS encoding restriction endonuclease subunit S, with protein sequence MGADGVKVLSPDTDLFEPKFLYYFLLNRPIEAKGYSRHYRYLKEEKILHPPLKTQNKIVEILDKVDILQKKRLEADEKTGRILEATFVKMFGDPVANPMGWDTNIIDNYTSKKATKGSTPTTYGYKWEDEGILFLRSECIEQNGIFLNGSMHISQEAHNSMERSKVIPGDILIRITGDVGISTIFPEYLKEANINQHIAIVRLKENCDINPLFLITQLNTKYFRNYFVSITRGVTHPHLSLQQIRETNIIVPPFSLQNKFAEMVEKLEIIRKKQDKSNEHIEEMFQGLVQKAFRGEIVA